Within Homo sapiens chromosome 2, GRCh38.p14 Primary Assembly, the genomic segment AGTGAGTATGAAAATCATACAGTAGCAGAGAAATGCTTATGACATAATGTGAAAACATCATTTGTATAGGTGTGTGTATACGGATACACAAAACACACATACGcagacatatatatttacatatatataatcataattaCAACTATGATTAAAAATACAGATGGAGagaaacaaaacataccaaaatgctAATGGTAACTCTGGTGGTATCTGAAATATCTTATTCTGACTTTCCCAACCCCAGAGAACCAGATTGCTAGatcagaaaaagcagttactcaGAGAGTAATCAACACTCGTGGAGCACTTCCTTTGTGTCACTCAGTGAGCCAGCAGATGTTATACACGCAATCTCATTGGTTCCTCACTGTGGAGTAAATATTACTATTATGCACAATGTACAGATGGGGTAATCAATGTTtaaaggttaagcaacttgcccaaggtcacacgactagtaagaatgaaaagaaatgtcaaAACCAAGTATAACTAAGCCTATGCACTTTGCTACACTAACATGTCTATACACCAGCCAAGAAAGTTTTGCATGAAGCCCTGGTTCTcaggaggaaacagaagaaaCCTCATTTCCCCTTATAGTAACTCTTATATCAGCAGAGAGAGAAGTTGgtgttacagaaaaaaataaaacaggccaggcacggtggctcactcctgtaatcccagcactttgggaggccaaggtgggcagatcacctgaggtcaggagttcgagaccagcctggccaacatggtaaaaccccatctctaccaaaaataaaaaattagctgggcgtggtggcacatgcctgtagtcccagctactagggaaactaaggcaggagaattgcttgaacccgggaggcggaggttgcagtgagccgagatcatgccactgcactccagcctgggcaacagagtgagactccatctcaaaaaataaataaataaaataaaataaaataaaataaaataaaacaactaactGTGTCTAACAAGCCTGGTTTTGAGTCCCAGATCTCCAGTGATCAGGACTTCAGAAAGTAGCTTCATCTCCCAGAATCCCAGCtttgtttgaaaaatgaaaattaaaaataatacctaacATACACGGGAATGTTCTAAGGCTCACctgaaaagaataaaaggcaGTGTACCAGCAAGGGCTTCATCGATGACTTAAGTGCTGTGGTTGAAGACGGACGGAAACCTCTGTCAATTTACACAGACTTTCAACCACCACCCCTGCCCATGCTCCCTGTCGAATTTTGGAAAGCAGCAGctaagcagaaaaagaaatagtgaaaaaGTATTGGGTTTCTGGAAAACAGGCAGGACAAAAGAGGGGCTTTAGCTGGTCCTCAAATATCTGTAGACAATGCGATGGGTTTAGAATACTCTGGAATCCTGGATCCTTCCTACCCAAGTGTAGTCTGAGAACCAGCAGTGTCGGCATCACTACTGACATTTCTActgcttgttagaaatgcaggttCCCAGGCCCTGGTCCAGCCCTGccaaatcagaatctgcattttaacaagagcACCAGGTGACAATATGGAAGTGATAAACATTATACATTGTATCTTGAAAGCTGGTCTACCCTTATGATTAGATAGCTTGAACTATATATGTCAGAAGTTATAGAAATGAGTCAatagtcaataataaaaataacaatgaagcCTAAAAATGCTCTAGCTCCAAGCCTCAATTAATGTGTgtataccaaattttaaaatgacaaacttTGATATCAAGTCAGAACTGTATACTGttcatacaattttaaaaataagaagtcaGTACAAACTATAGTGGGGGCTAGCCCTCCCTACAAGAGAAAAACCAGCAAAGTTTCCTCAGCAATGAAGAAAAGACTATCTGCTCTATCTCCCTCACAGGGTTAAATCAGATAGTGTATGGGAAAGAAAGCCCCTGAATGTGAAAAAAACTCTATACATGGGTAAGATTATTCTCCTTGAATCAACTCACTTTAAGATCGTATTATTGGCATCACAGAATTGAAGGGGGCAGAGCAATCTCCCATGGGAAGTATAAAtaacagagtgtgtgtgtgtgtgagagagagagacagaaattagagagagagaaattagccCGTTAGCCTCACTGGAGTTAAGAACCCCAGCAGTTGGCCCACAACTCATAAGTATAAGCAAAAGATAATAACCCAGTAAGGGGAAAACCCACGAAGGGTTTTGCGCTAAGAAAACAGCAAATGCACCTCTCAATGAGTTCTGCTCACTAAGGAGTCAATGCATGACACTCACCCAGCAGGGCAGCCACTATGCCCACCAGCCCCGTGCCAGCACCCAGCTCCACGGCAGAGCGGCCCCTGAGCTCCACAGCTCCCATCTCCAGGTATGTGGAAAGAACGATGGCCTGAATGAAAACACAGTGTGATGACGATTAAGGTCAACATGTGCTTGAGTAGCTGCAGGGTTTCAGGTCAGCTACACCCACCCCTCTCCCACTTCGAGGTTCAATTCCCAGCTTAACAACACACACAGGAACTTAGCTGGTGCAGCAAGGTAACCTCCCCCTTAGAGCAAGCACAGGGTCCCACAGCAGTGCCCAGAGATGATGCCCACACTAAATGGGGTCCTGCTGGATCTggaaagcttaatttttttttttttttttttttgagatggagtctcagtccatctgtcacccaggctggagtgcagtggcacaatctcagctcactgcaacctccacctcccaagctcaagcgattctcccacctcagcacccccagtaactgggacacaggcgtgcaccaccacacccagctaatttttgtagtttttttggtagagatggggttttgccatgttggccaagctggtcttgaactcctgagctcctgcgtcagcttcccaaagtgctaggattataggcgtgagctatcaCACCCAGCCTGGAAAGCTTAACTTTTTACTGTGTCACAGCACTTTTATGCTTGAAGTTTACACAACTATTCTGCAAGAACTGACATGAACAATTTCTATGATTTTGTTTAAGGGAATGCCCAGTTCCTAAACCAAACTCAGGTCAGCAAAGCCACAACTTCACCCATAGGGAAAAAGCAACACATTGCCCAAGGGTCTCTGAACTGCGTCACTGATGGTCATCGCCCCACAGGGGCCCTCACCATACGTTTTGGGCATCAGAAGGTAAGTTTTGGCCAAAGTTTTGGATACTTGATGTGTGGTTTCAACATTTGTTTATGACCCTACAGAAAGAAGTGTATAAAGCTAACATAACTTGttactataatttatttctcacagccgCATACTGTGAGTATAATTGGCAATTCCTCTTCTTGGTGAGCATTTACGAGTCTTCCCATTCCTcgttattatttatcttttttttttttttgagatgtagtctcactctgtcacccaggatgtagtgcagtggtgcaatcccagctccctgcaacctctgcctcccaggttcaagcgattctcctgcctcagccttccgagtagctaggactacaggtgtgcgccaccacggctaatttttgtattttcagtagagatggagtttcgccatgttggctaggctggtttcgaactcttgacttcaagtgatctgcccacctcggcctcccaaactgctgggattacaggtgtgagccaccacaccaggcctataTCTTTATTATTACCAGAGTAACTTCCATGTAGTTACCTGGACTGGATTCCTAGAAGTGGTATTACTACATTAGAATATATTGAGATTTTTATTCCTACGTGTTTAACATCCCTAACAATGTTAAAACTGTCAAACTGTATTTATGCCAATCATGCATTCAACATTAATTGAGTTCCCACTGAGTCCTAGGTGTGGGGCTAGATGCTGAGGGCTCAAgtcagaacagggcagggagaggaagaagtTAAAAAGCAGTTACAATTTTTTAACAATTACAACTATGGAAAACTTAAAGAAAACACATAATCTCCATTTTGGGCTCTGCCACTTTACAATACTCTGTGAAATAAAGAGACTAACtcggctgggcgctgtggctcacgcctgtaatcccagcactttgggaggctgaggcaggtggatcacttgaggtcaggagttccagatcagcctggccaacatgtcgaaaccccatctctaccaaaaaatacaaaaattaaccaggtgtggtggcgtgcacctgtagccccagttactccagaggctgaggtgggagaatcacttgaacccaggaagcggaggctgcattgagccaggatcgcaccactgcactccagcctgggcaacagaacgagactatgtctcaaaagaaaaaaagactaactCGTGTCCAAAGCAGTTGGGGGCTTTCCTTCCTATCCTCTCCGACAAGTCATTAACTTTCCTCAGCTTTCATTTACACCTTTAAAATGTAATCTATGTGGAGGGACAAGAGGAGTGACTAAGGGATACGGGTTTGAGAGTGGCAGTGatagtaaaacttttaaaattgaagCGGTAATAGTTGCActactctgtgaatatactgtatttttaaaaccgcactgaattgtgcactttaaatagGTAAAGTGTAtgctatgtgaattatatctcaataaagctgttctaaaaaaaataaaaaataaaagccagtctTGCAAGTGTGAACGTTTTCAGAGGTCCCCCAGGGCTTACTTACCGCATCCCAAACCACCGCTGCGACTCCCAGGTGTCTCCAGTCCTGCCGGATCTGGATCGTGTGGTTTGCAAAGGAAAAAGTTGCAAGAGGCTTGTGGAATTTCTGCAACCCAAATTCCGTGGTCTCCTCATAGGGCACGAGGGCCATTCCGCCTGCACCCCGCCCTCTGCTCAGACCTGCCGTGCAAAAGAATCCTGGGTGACGCTCTGGCCAAAAGATACATTATCTGTTCTTAACTAACTCCAAATGCTTTTAAGGTCGTTTAcaagttcaaaagaaaaaaagaaacaggtggagGAAGCCTTTGTCCAATTTCTTTTGCATGGCTCTTCCGAATCTGAGTGAGATTTGGCTCGGAATTTGTGTCAACGGATGTGtttggggaagaagaaaaaaaaagcccagaacatTCCAACTTCCGCAGAATACCCTATACACTGCACTGCTACCACTCCGTGAATTCAGAACTACACAAGCGGCGGAAGCGGCGGTGATCGCCCAGGGCCCCAGAGCAGCGCGGAAAGCAGCGCTTCCAACCCAGACCCGGGCGCCCGGACTGCAGCTGCAGCCAGCCGGGCGGCCCGGGTTCTTTCGCTACGGTTTCGCTACCCACCTCCCCTCCTCCATCGGCTGCTTCGATAGTGATAACAATGGGACAGAACCTGCCCTTAGACTGGGTGTTAGCGGTTTGATAAACCAGAAATACATGGTCGCCGCAGTTCCGTCTCCCCGACCCTGGAAGTGAGCGACACTGGGGGCCTCCAAGCGGCTCGCGGGGACAGCGGGGACTCGGAGGCCTCCCCGAACTCCCCCTATAGCTGCCCCCCACTCACCCCTCTCCCGGGACGACCAGTGCGCCCTTCCTGCCCGGGGGCCCCGGAGCTGCGGCAACCCTCCAGGGGTGAGAGGGAGACCAGGCGAGGGGGGTCACAGGGCCTCTTAGGATCCCCAGGCCATACGGGGCGCCGTGAGCTGCCCGGCGGAGCACCCAGGGCTCGCCCAGGCCGGGCTGAGGCGCCGCCACGCCGGTACTTACGGCCCGGGAGGCGGTCCCGCGTGGAGCGCGCGCTCCGCTTTCCCCGCCCCGGGCTGGCTGCGAAAACCGCCGGCCTTAAAGAGCCCGCGACGCGGGGGCGGGCGGCCCCGGCCCGGAGCCACGCATTTCCGGTCTCCCGGCACCCAGCCTCCGGCAGGTGCCCCCGGAGCTCACGGCGAGGGCGGGGCCGGGCCGTGGCGCGGTGGAGGAGTGACGTTGCGGGAGGGGGGACCGGGGCTTTCCCTCGTGCGTCCCCAGGGTACACGGACGACTTAATCCGTTTCCCCCGCCGCCGAGGGAGGCGCTGTGGGGGCGGGAGCAAGAGTGAGATCGGGGTGCCGAACTGCCGCGGGTGCACAGGGAGAGCATGGGGTGCCCTGGGCTCTCCTAGCGGGAGAGAAAAGCCACCCACCTGGCGCTGAATGTGCCTCTCGACCTTTTCTATCATGTGCTCCGCCGCTCTCTGCCTCTGACTTTGTCGCTTGCGCGTTGTGCCTGTTTTTTAAAGGTGGCGCGTTAGCGGATGATGGAGACAGCTCGCTCCGAAGAAGGCATGGTCACTCTAGTCCCCGCGTCTCCACGGTGGGGTCAGAAGCGGCGTAATAGCCCGCTTGGCGGCAATCGAGTGGAAAAGTCACAAAACCCTTTTCAACTAAAGCACAGTGGGGGAAGTGAACACGTGGCGCCCGAGTCCAAGTTTTTAAAGTGGGGCGGGGGTCGGCGGGCTCTGGCTGCAGTCGGAAGCGCGGAGCTCTGGGCGTGCGCTCGGCTCCAGCCCCGGCCCCAGGCGGCGCTGCAGACTCCAGTGCCCCAGTCTCCCTCCTCCCGATGCCAAGACGCACCTGCCCGTGAGGACCCACGCTGGACGTGGAAGGTGCCGAGGGCCTGGTACCCTGGCCGCAGGCCCTGGCAGAGCGCGCGGCTGGAGTGGGTCCATTGAGTGGGACCGTGCGGGGACCGGCATCCTCCCGGGGCAGgcttctttttcctcctggggCCCCTCGCCCCACACCGCCCGCTGCGCTCTCAGCGCGGCTGCACGTTAGAACCAGCTGGGGTAAACCTCCCTTACCAGTCCCCCGCCCCAAGAGCTGGCCATGGGAGGGGGCCCGAgcgctgatttttttgtttggttttttgcttttgtttttgtttttgtttttgttttgagacggagtctctctctgtcgcccaggctggagtgcaagggcgcgaactcggctcactgcagtctccgccttccgggttcaagcgattctcctgcctcattctcccgtgtagctaggattacaggcctgcgccagcacgccagctaatttttgtgggattttgtttgtttgtttgagacggagtcttgctctgtcgccaggctggagtgcagtggcgcgatctcggctcactgcagcctccacctcccgggttcaagcagttctcctgcctcagcctccaaagtagctggaattacaggcgcccgccgccacacccggctttttttgtgtttttagtagagacggggcttcaccatgttggccaggctggccttgaactcctgatctccggTGATccgctcatctcagcctcccaaaatgcgggattacaggtgtgaaccactgccacctcccccacccctacCGCCCGAgcgctgattttttttttttattattattattcagagtttcgctcttgtcacccagggtggagtgcaatggcatgatctcggctcactgcaacctccgcctcccaggttcaagggattctcctgcctcagcctccaagtagcttaGATtaaggggcccaccaccacgactggctaatttttgtatttttagtagagacgggggtttcaccacgttggccagactggtctcgaactcatgactaaaggtgatccacccgcctcggcctcgcaaagtgctgggatcacaggcatgagccaccgcgcccggcaagcGCTGATATTTTTAAGAGCTCCCGGGGCCGCCCCCGGGAGCCTGCTTCCCGCGGTGGGAGCCTGGCGGGGGCCTGAACCTCTCTCTCCTGGCCTCTTCCGTCCTGTAGGCGGCGTCCCCGGCCTCCAGATTAATCTTCCATCGGAAGGTGGGGCCTGTGGCTTCGAGGGTAACCTCAGGGAACTTGGAAGACCACCAGTGAGGGACTTTTACCTcctttttcgttttcttttttggtcCTCTCGCTTTCTCTCttagtatttcctttctctcttaccTCCTGCACTTGGTGTTTCTGCCTCTCAGCTTTCCCTTTATCGAAGACCTCCCTTTCttgcctttattttctctctgtccctTTTTGCAGGGAGAACCAGCAATGGGCACAAGAAAGAACATGTATGGGCTTTGGGGCCAGACAAAtatggaaaatttaaattattcctCTGACTCTTTAAATGGGATGACTTTGGGAAATTACTAAACCTCGCTAGATCCCAGGCTGCTCATCCCTGAAGCCTGGCATGGAGCCTTGGGCCCCTTCTGTTTTTTCTCCCTATTCTCCATCCTTTCTGCTGAAATCAAGCATATgacctcaaaaaacaaagcaaaaccttcCCCACCTCTCCAGCACTCTAACATGGAACATGTGCCTCATTATATTATGAGTTTTCTAGGAAGGTGTCATTTACTTTTTCTCAACCGTCTTGTCCTCCCAATGTTCTAAGCTGTATCAGATGGCTCAGGAAGCACCAAAAGGAATATTGAGGAACATATGCAACTCGTATAGCAGTGTAGCCATTAAGCAGAGCTCTGTTTTTATCAAAATAAGCCAGTGGTCCactgaatatttgaaaatacatttttaatcctAAAAACAAGTTGGTGTGTGGCAGACTACATATTGTTTGGAGTAGtcggccaagtgtggtggctcacgcctgtaatcctaacactttgggaggccagggtgggaggatcacttgagcccaggagttcaagatcagcctggccaacatagtaagaccccatgtctaaaaaaatttttttaaaggccaggtgcagtggctcacacctgtaatcccagcactttgggaggctgaggcgggtggattacaaggtcagaagatcgagaccatcctggctaacacggtgaaaccccatgtctactaaaaatactaaaaattagccgggcatggtggtggacacctgtagtcccagctactcaggaggctgaggcagaagaatggcgtgaacccaggaggcagagcttgcagtgagctgagattgcaccactgcactccagcctgggtgacagagcgagactctgtctcaaaaaaaaaaaaatttaaaaaaaaaaatagccgagcatggtggtgcacacctatagtcccagctacgtgggaggttgaggtgggaggatcatgtgagcccagaggtggaggcttcagtgagtcctgaagtcacaccactg encodes:
- the METTL21A gene encoding protein N-lysine methyltransferase METTL21A isoform 6 (isoform 6 is encoded by transcript variant 20), with amino-acid sequence MALVPYEETTEFGLQKFHKPLATFSFANHTIQIRQDWRHLGVAAVVWDAAIVLSTYLEMGAVELRGRSAVELGAGTGLVGIVAALLALKSSMKPLLVHCLLFFSGCGQASPFSTLTGGGI
- the METTL21A gene encoding protein N-lysine methyltransferase METTL21A isoform X6, whose protein sequence is MYFWFIKPLTPSLRAGLSRGRGAGGMALVPYEETTEFGLQKFHKPLATFSFANHTIQIRQDWRHLGVAAVVWDAAIVLSTYLEMGAVELRGRSAVELGAGTGLVGIVAALLALKSSMKPLLVHCLLFFSGGGI
- the METTL21A gene encoding protein N-lysine methyltransferase METTL21A isoform 7 (isoform 7 is encoded by transcript variant 21) — encoded protein: MALVPYEETTEFGLQKFHKPLATFSFANHTIQIRQDWRHLGVAAVVWDAAIVLSTYLEMGAVELRGRSAVELGAGTGLVGIVAALLALKSSMKPLLVHCLLFFSGGGI
- the METTL21A gene encoding protein N-lysine methyltransferase METTL21A isoform 5 (isoform 5 is encoded by transcript variant 15), giving the protein MALVPYEETTEFGLQKFHKPLATFSFANHTIQIRQDWRHLGVAAVVWDAAIVLSTYLEMGAVELRGRSAVELGAGTGLVGIVAALLALKSSMKPLLVHCLLFFSENTGQMQTEGYSKRKQITTLQKLQGHQRQGNKLSQTEGDYN
- the METTL21A gene encoding protein N-lysine methyltransferase METTL21A isoform X8, whose product is MYFWFIKPLTPSLRAGLSRGRGAGGMALVPYEETTEFGLQKFHKPLATFSFANHTIQIRQDWRHLGVAAVVWDAAIVLSTYLEMGAVELRGRSAVELGAGTGLVGIVAALLAAAFQNSTGSMGRGGG
- the METTL21A gene encoding protein N-lysine methyltransferase METTL21A isoform X9, producing the protein MALVPYEETTEFGLQKFHKPLATFSFANHTIQIRQDWRHLGVAAVVWDAAIVLSTYLEMGAVELRGRSAVELGAGTGLVGIVAALLAAAFQNSTGSMGRGGG
- the METTL21A gene encoding protein N-lysine methyltransferase METTL21A isoform 3 (isoform 3 is encoded by transcript variant 7), which gives rise to MALVPYEETTEFGLQKFHKPLATFSFANHTIQIRQDWRHLGVAAVVWDAAIVLSTYLEMGAVELRGRSAVELGAGTGLVGIVAALLGGGI
- the METTL21A gene encoding protein N-lysine methyltransferase METTL21A isoform X7, with translation MALVPYEETTEFGLQKFHKPLATFSFANHTIQIRQDWRHLGVAAVVWDAAIVLSTYLEMGAVELRGRSAVELGAGTGLVGIVAALLENTGQMQTEGYSKRKQITTLQKLQGHQRQGNKLSQTEGDYN
- the METTL21A gene encoding protein N-lysine methyltransferase METTL21A isoform 8 (isoform 8 is encoded by transcript variant 23), with product MALVPYEETTEFGLQKFHKPLATFSFANHTIQIRQDWRHLGVAAVVWDAAIVLSTYLEMGAVELRGRSAVELGAGTGLVGIVAALLGCGQASPFSTLTGGGI
- the METTL21A gene encoding protein N-lysine methyltransferase METTL21A isoform X5, producing the protein MYFWFIKPLTPSLRAGLSRGRGAGGMALVPYEETTEFGLQKFHKPLATFSFANHTIQIRQDWRHLGVAAVVWDAAIVLSTYLEMGAVELRGRSAVELGAGTGLVGIVAALLENTGQMQTEGYSKRKQITTLQKLQGHQRQGNKLSQTEGDYN